In the Choloepus didactylus isolate mChoDid1 chromosome 3, mChoDid1.pri, whole genome shotgun sequence genome, TGTAACTCACTACAACAAACTCCTtccatttattgtttttcttagaCATGGAAAGGAATTATgccattttaaatgtttgaatatAACTAATATCTagaaaaacattttgtaaatatttcctggaaatgcattttaattctttaatatgATATGCTCTAAGTAATAACTTTCTCATTCTAAGAGCTCTTCACTTAAGAATTAtcacttttgttttactttggttgatttaaaaacaaaaagatgcaataagcatttttaagaaaaaagacaCAACAAGGCTTTAAGACAAAAAGATAAGTTCACAGCACTAAAAAATGATATTCTATTTTTGGGCAGATGCCAGTATAGCCTACATCATTGTTATTGTAGTCAATAGATTTTTATAATATGGATTTTTTGAAGAAGATGGAAAATCAGAAGTTAAGCAATCACCCACAGTACCTCAAAAGCTATGCCTATTCTGGCAAAGAGATTTCCGTATTTTGTTTAATTCATTCTAtcaatcattcactcattcatacattcataaacttattcaacagatattcattaaatacctactatgtgtcagtcATGTGATATAAACAAACCAGAAGATTCAAGTCCAAAAGCCAATTAGAGAGTGAAATAAATCTTAAACGTCACTTCCTTAAGGGAACATTCCTTGCCCTCCTGGAGGAGATCAAGtccttggagttatgtaccccagacaaacatattcttaatcttaatccattcctgtgactgTGACCCCACTGTAAATAGTCCCTttcaatgaggttacttcagataaggtgtggcccaaccaaaTCAGGATAGGTcgtaatcctatttctggagaccttatagagaaagccacagagagaagccatggacagcagccagaagctgcaaacaaaaggagccagaagctgaaaacggagcctagaaaagaaaagagaagatgccgCAGGTGCATTGATGTgtcagaaaaaccaaggaaccccaaagattgccagccagctgGAAGATACtgaccatgagccaataaattcctgttgttaaaccaacccattgaatggaatttgttttagcatccaggaaaccaaaacaggtaTTGTTCCCAAAGTCCCTGCCTTCTGTTTTAGGCTTGGCACATGTTCTGTAAGTAGTTTTCCTTGTCTGCTGCCCCCTGTAGACATAAAGCTTCATGAGTACAGGGCCCTTTTCTATCTTGTTCACCAACATATCTGCAGCCCTTAGCATACTACCTGCACAAAGTTCATGCTCTATACGTATTTGATAAACATAAATTGCTTTGTGCTGTTATGGGTTTTGCCCAACATGAATTGTACAAGTAGCAACAAGTGCACTGAAAATCAGTGCCGGAAAGTCTTTGCCCTTTGCACCAGAGAGCTGCTGTGCAGGACAGATTATCTCTGTTCTCTGGGTCACTGGTTTACTGCCCCTGACTTATATGATGGTATCAGTTAATACAAAGAACACTGCACTATTGaccaaaaaacagaacagaacaaataGCACTCCCTTTCCCCTCCACCAGTGGcatcaacattttaaattttttttaaattttagtaaacAGAATctctgaaaatatatttcttctctatGATGATAATAATTTACATTGTCTTTGTAATATTAGGCACTTTAGTGCATTAGTATAGCTGTGCTTCAATTCAGGAATGACTAATTCTATAGAAAAAATCTAATAAGAActaaaattaaatcaaatcatAGTTATTATCACAGTATTGGCCATGCCCCTCACCTTGAGACACTATAGTCCCAAGGTAATGAGctgagcaaaacaaaacaaaacaaaacagcggACAATAAAGAAACAAGGTATGGATAAATTCTTCATAATGTTGTATTTTGTTGAGCAACATGGTGTAATAGGCAGATTGTATGGACGGTAAGGTCGCACAGACCTGGGTCCAAGTCCTGCTAACAACTCTAATGACCTCTGTGGCCTTCAGTTGTTTACTTAACCtagctgagcctcagtttcatcatctgtagaATCTAGTGGTTTCAAGAAttaaatgtgataaatgattATCAGAGCTTGGCATCTGAAGCATGTTTTAGTGAAAGACTAGCTCACccatttattctacaaatatttattctgtCCCTAGTATGCTGATCTTGTTCACCAGTGTATCCCCAGCCCCTAGACATTACCTGCCATGTAATAGGCTCTCAATAACcatttgtagaatgaatgttCTACAAAGAAATGAATGTTCTTGGAGTATACATTCTAGTTTCCTTCTACCTTCCTCTGACAATGGCAAGAATGCCAGTCGATATAGAACAaagtagaatgtagaggaactttCATTTTAATGTCAAACAAGATTCTATAAATTactggaaaaaaattcaaaaattaacaaacctctCAAAGTTAAATGATGTTTCTGCTCCTACTTTGATGAAATGTCAGTGCTTGCAATCTGATAATGTTAcctcaagagaaaaaaattgtttttcattcaGATTATATAGTCTtctatgaataaaagaaaaatttgaagtgaTTTTAAAGTACAGTATTTACTCACTACGAATGAATGGGAAACAAATTTGTAGAAATCCAACCaagtatttttccaaatttaaacTGAATACTTTGTTTCCTAAATCTGAGTTAAAAGAATTTGGGAAAGCATCCTATGCTACCACgaggagaaaaaatattattGGGTCTATTTCTAATAAAATACTTCTATCATAAATTTAACTAGACCATTTAATTTTCCATACAAATGCAGAAAATGCTCTGAAGCAACAAATGTATAGGGATTTAAGCTGTTGACTTTGGTTTTCCTATTGACTTTTGTAGGAGTTGTTAATCCTGATTataacagataaataaaaagatgagAGAAATGGTTTGGTGACTTATAAGAAATGATGAAAGGAAACGGCTACTTTTAGTATATGGGCAAACTAAAATAGACATATGAAGGCTTACCTaatgttaacttaaaaaaaatagtttacagtaagatttatatcaatgttagaTTTTTCAAGCTTAGTAACCAATCTTAAAGCAATTACATAAGTGAAATCTCTTTTAGGAAGTATATGTGGAAGTATGTGTTTAAAGAAGTATGATGTAAACAACCTACTCTCAAGTGTTCAGAAGactagatagataggtagatagatggaatgatggatggataaatggatttatacagcaaatatggcaaaatgttaaaattggtagatctgggggTGAGAGTATGTTCCAGTTCCCTGTAtgcaatttgtattatttttgcaattgtcttgTAAgcttgaaattacttcaaaataaaaagttaaaaaaataaagtttgcaAAAACTTGGGGTAACAGCGAAAGATGCTCAAATGGAGACCCATCTTCCAACTTTATACGTGCAATCACCATAATAATAATTTCGACTTAGGAAACTGTAATCTACTAATCACtttaataatgttgaacattttAACTTATGTAAATAAAGGGCAAAATATGAAAGTTGGTCAGACCAAAATGGAAGTCTGGACatcttttttctgtctgttttcaTAGCATAGCACAAGATGGTAGCTACCCTATTACAGCATGAGATAATGCTAAAAATAGCATTGTGGTTTTTTAAATTTGGattaatttttgaaagagaggacaaacacatGGTGATATAACATTACTTGTTATTTTAATAGCCCCTTTTAAAACTGAATTACATGAGGGCCCCAAAACATAAGCATTTAGTATGCACCTTTAGTGAGTTCGCAATTTTAATGGGTGCCTGGTGAGTAGGTCCAAAATTTGCTTTTGGACTGAAGAAAATTTGTTTCTCACACATTCTTTGTGAGTCTGTGCCATGTCAACATTAATTTACAAGAAATGTGATGTACATCTCTTTTAGGAATGTTCTTATTTCCCATCATTTTTGTCCAATTAAATGAATCAAAGAACTTTGGTGTTGCTAAATTCAGCCAATAGAGAAGAATAGTTGTATGACAAATAAATAAGTCTTGCTGGGAAGATGTTGCTTAAGTGATAAAATGGTTTAGCCAACAAATGAACCATAAGATTAAATATTAACTAAGGGAAGGTAACCATTTCTAAAGTCATACCTAGCAGAGAATCCAGGTATATATAGGATTGAAGATTTCTCAGTTAAGACTGCTAGCAAAGGATGGTTTCTCGGAACttccaaaaatttaaaaccatgaaACATCTATTGCTGCTACTATTGTGTGCTTACGTATTTAAATCCCAAGCTGCCTCAGACTACGATTATGAGgtgattgttttaaaatattcttatattatcTTTAGTAATATCAATATAAAATTTAACAGTAGATTCATAATCATGTGTGAATGTTTATTTTAATGCAGCTAGCATTGATTTTAGTTTAAAATTGAATTGTTAATCTAAGGGTCCCATTTTAGGTAAATAATGTTTCATAgtatttcatatttaaaagtgaaataataaTTTCTTGTTTTCTGGTTTATCATCTTTATTTTCCAAGGAGGAAGGTGAGTTAGCCAAGGTAAGAAATGTGTTTCTCACTTGTTATCCTGAATAGTGTGGTTTCCATTTACTTCTAACAATTCATTGTTACAGTCATGAGGACAAAATCTGAAAATTTTACAGTCCATAAAATAATAAAGGAGCAGTACTTTAAGAGAAAAGAGCTATGGAATATAGGCTGCTCTTTGGTGAAGGAGGGTAATAAATAGCTCCTGAAATTACTGGTTATTTTGTAAAAGAATTATGACCGAAGTCTAAAATAAGAGTAGACAAAtgtactgaaagaaaatgaaacatcaTTTTCTTCAGATGAGAAAATTTAAATCAGAGCTAGTGTTTAATTGTTGTTATAAATGGTTACAAAGCACATAACTCAGTCTAATTTAATTGTTTATAAAGTAATATTCCTTCTAGTACTATCTTTGCTGACTTATTGCTACTGGTTTGAAgttataaaaatacagaaatatctttaggaaaatgaatatttatggaatttaaattttatcaaataattatGATCAAATTTCTTGTATATGACATGTAGGAATAAGAGTATATAATAATACTGGTGTGAAGGGATTCTTTTTGGATCGTTTGCCAAAATTGAAGGGAACAAAGTGTTCTAATTATCAGACTGTGCATATAAAAAGATAATTATCTGGTTAATTGCATTAGttgagaaaaatttaaagaatgtgTGAGAGTAGGTTTTCATGAAGTGTTTTGTTAAACACTGGCACATTCCTGCTCCACAGCTAATCCTCAAAGAGACAGTTTAATAGTTTATGTTACACAATGGATTATTTGGTTTTGGATATTACAATAAGTGGTCTTCATAGACCTAATTGCCCTcgtaatttcctttaaaaatctttatatcCTTTTCTCTAATAAATTCAGACCATCAGTGCTACCTCTATAGTAgcactcagaaataaaaagaaaatattattctttgATTGTAATTTGATCTATAATAAACAGGTGAATCACATCTCATAAATTTCCTGTTAGAATGAATGAACTCTGGCTGAGATCATATCTTAGACATATGTATATTTCCCCCAAACCTTTACACATTAAGGATATATAGCTAAGTCGTTAAACTGGGGGATCTGGAACCAACCTGACTGGGCTTAAATCCTAGCACCCCCACTAAATGTCAAATACTGATAGAACTTAATGAATGAAAGACAATGAAATTGCAAATAGAATCAGTCATGAATTCTAGAGTCATAAAATATTGTAAGGCAAGAGAGCTCCATTGCTGCTCTTTAAATCTagtcatttgttaaattgtaaatAAGCCCAAAAGTGTATAACTACTGACAAAGTACATACAGTAATGTGGTTAATCTGAGTCACAACTTTTACATTGTGTTTCATATTTCCCACTCTGTTTATTTCTTCACATAGTATTTTTAAAGTTAGCCAACAATTTTAATCACAATGCACATAccacaataattatttttaaatgagaaaatcatgGTGTTTGATAAAGAAATTATGAAGTAAATTTCCTGAAAATGGTTTAACAAATAACTTTGTCAGTAAACAATAAGGACAAAATTGAAATTAGCAGTGGGGAAGCCATTTAAATTAAGATATCTGCTATGTGTGattttagtaataataataatgaacagtcactatgtgccaggtactgtctGAGGGACTCATATGctataaattaataattttataaggCAGATACTATTATTTCcataatttacagatgagaaaactgtggtACAGGTAAAGTAACTTGTGCAAGGTCCTTCAGCTATTAAGTGCAGGGGatcaagatttgaacccaagaaACTGACTCTGGAGTACCTGATTGCTCTTCAAACTTATTAGTGCCAAAGATTGTCTCATTACAAACacattctaaatcaattcaacttTTAATAAATCTATATTGCCTTTTAAACATGATTATATAAGAATTAGCCTAATCATCAATTCACAAAAATTGAAACTGAAAATGGGAGCATAATAGTAATTTAATAAGACTTATGGAAGTCTAGTAATCCAAAGTGGCTTGAGAATATCATTCCTCCTGACAATAGAGATTTCTTACAATTTTCTATTCCAACTTATAAGTTTCAGATAGCTGATGTCATTACTATTCAATTTTCTATTCCAATTTGTAAGTTTCAGATAGCTGATGTCATTGCTTTCACAGTCTTCTGATGTAGTTCAGGGCTGTTCTGAAAGAACAGTAGTTTCTTATACAGTTGGTCTTTCCACAGGTACTGAAGAAAGCCAAGCAATCCACTGATTTGCAAATCATCAGGCTTGTAACAtccttcctcatttataaaatgcgGGTATTGGAATAGTTCCATCTCAAATGTCCTATAACACTctgcattttatttctgtttggttccctgAAGATCCCACTGGATGCCCGTGGTCATCGACCCCTTGACAAGAAGAGAGAACAGGCTCCCAGCCTGAGGCCAGCCCCACCGCCCAAGAGTGGCGGTGGCTATCTGGCTCGTCCAGCCAAACCAGTCGCTGGCcaaaagaaagtggaaagaaaagCCCCTGATGCTGGGGGCTGCCTTCATGCTGACCCAGATCTGGTAGGTACACTGATACTTGTTGCAGTGTTGGGGTGCCCTGTAGTCATGGTTTCTTAATGCCGCATTGGCCTTCATTACACATCGTtgtaattttatttggaaataaaaggtataaacataaaattattgCACCTTTGATTTAGActtccttcctatttttttttttttttaatctgggccTAAGATTATAAATTAGGACATGTGAGTGTTGTCTTCCTTTTGTATTTTGCTCACTTTCTTTGTTCAGGTGTTAACATTTTTGTAGCTTAATTACATTTCTTCTATAGTAAGGATTGTCTTTAATCTTCATAAGAACATTATGATGAATATAAAATTTCTGgatttatataaagaaaactgaaagacACGTTTCTGTATTGACTAATGATGTCATTGATTTTTCACTATGTGCTATTTTAATAGATATTGGTAACCCAAATCCTTCATCTAATGCctggtattttcttcttttatagggAGTGCTATGTCCTACAGGATGTCAGTTGCAAGATACTTTGGTAAAACAGGAAAGACCAATCAAAAACAGTATTAATGAGTTGAATAACAATGTGGAATCTATTTCCCAGACCTCTTCTACCACCTTTCAATACATGACTCTGCTAAAAGACAtgtggaaaaagaggcagaagcaagtAAAAGGTAGATATCCTTGTGTTTTCCATTTGGTGCTCAGTTATAAAATTGAAACTGTTGGACTACTATGGGAATGCATGATTATGAGAGAAACATTTCTAGATATCCCCAATAGCAtccattccattttcaatatAAGCCTGATTACCCTGAGGTCCACAGTGAGCCACCTTTACTTGCCCACCATGTGCCATTCAGCTCCGATTGCCAGTTTGGTATCAGCAAGGATGACTGTCCATGAAAACAGTcgctgtgatttcttctttatttttagtcTCCAACCAACTTGTTTTCTGACTCAGAAGACACCATTCACAGAGTAAAACGTTAGCATTTATAGATTTAACATTTGGGTTTTGAATATGAGGGGGTAAACCATGATATATTCAGTTGTATTGAGGATAATGATATCTAACCTTTGAATCTCGAGGTCTGAATATTGAGTTCCATTGGCTTGTCGGTTAGAAATCAGCTGGTGAGAGAGCCTAGTATAGGCATTTCAGTTAGTAGCATACCCAAATTTGGAGATTTTTCAAAGGAATTGTGACATCTCTCATATAAATATCAAGACTCTGCTGTACTTATGTGGGATAAGTAAGCAAATCAAGTGTAACTACTCCGTAAGATGTTGGACTTCTGAGATGGAAGGCCCAGATActgctttctcttcttttactctacaaagaaataaacaaccttttgtatttattattgGGAATAATTTTGGCTTATACCTAAGTAAATTACTGGGATAATAGCTAAGCTACAGGGTGATTTGTATATGAATGGACCAAATATTTTCCCTAAATACAACTGCATATCATGACAGTCAGATGGTCTCTCAATGTCTATTAGTTTATttggagaaaattaaaatcaaattgtGTAGTTGATACATTTTTCTATGAATCAAAAATGCTGACCATTCctacataatttcatttttccagaTAATGAAAATGTAATAAATGAGTACTCCTCACAGCTGGAAAATTACCGATTGTATATAGATGAGACTGTGAATACTAATGTCCCAACTAACCTCCGTGTGCTTCGTTCAATCCTGGAAAACCTGAGaagcaaaatacaaaaattagaaTCTGATGTCTCAGCTCAGACGGAGTACTGCCGTACACCATGCACCATCAGCTGCAATATTCCCGTGGTGTCTGGTAGAGGTAACTGATTAATGAACACATTTCATGGGGTTCCCAGAAGAATTCATGCTCTCTAAAAATAAGAGAACTAAAAAAAGTCCAGGGGATTTTCCCCAACAGATCACAATGAAATTATAGCACATATGTATATCATGAAGATATCCTTGGATTGACTTGACTCAATCCATCTGACATTTTTGATGGGCAGGATGAAGTAAAATGGTGATCGCTCCAGAAGTGGCTGATGGGTGTGTGTACCACTTACTTGAACAGAGAGCAGGGTCATGGGGGCATGTAAAAATTCTTCCATCCCGTGTTTATGGGCATCCCAGGTCTTAAAAGAGGAAGAACAGTTTTTTTTCATTCCCTTGGCAGAAAGAATGCTTCAAAACAGAGTATGATTTTCAGCAAAGGGAAGATCCAATTTGTAtaacattattttcaaatgtcaaaaataagaCATTCCTCCATAACCTAAGTAATAAGTTAGCTTATTGTAAAATTGGTGTGGTTATGTTGTAGGAGCCTGAATATAATATGATATCTTATGGTTGCAGAATGTGAGGAAATTCTCAGGAATGGAGGTGAAACATCCGAAATGTATCTTATTCAGCCCGACAGTTCCACCAAACCATATAGAGTATACTGTGATATGACCACAGAAAATGGAGGTAAGTTGTTTATACTTGTTGATCTATTATTCTTTATTATGATAACTTAAAAGTACCAGGAAGTAAAACCTAGTTGTAACATAGCTAACAATGAGACATTTGATTTGGAATATgatctgatattttaaaaattgtaaaatatctaaaattcaCAACTTGGGTAGATAAAGCACTTGCAGTTTCCAGAGATTTTAAGAGGTTTTCTCTCATATTTATTTCCTCATTATACCTATTTTGGAGTACCAAATACATATGGGCCTAAGATAAACTGAATGGAGAAGGGATTTGAACTTCTCCCCAAAGTGACATTATTTGTTATTGCTAATATGTGCTGTTTGTGTTTACTTCAACCAAAGGATGGACAGTAATTCAGAACCGTCAAGATGGTAGTGTTGACTTTGGCAGGAAATGGGATTCATATAAACAAGGATTTGGAAATACCGCAACCAAtgaagatgggaaaaaatactgTGGCCTACCAGGTAAAATTGAGAATACAAAGTAAAATCATtccatttcatatttttccatgaaaaaaaaatacactgttttgttttttttaaatcagcattacttttaaaaaaatcagtgtttaAGAGTTTTAGGAAGTTGAGAGAAGTTTAATTACAAAGGAATGTGGAAGctaaaaataagggaaaagagTTAGTTTTTAGTTTCCAaaggtcttattttatttttttattttatttttactttaggTGAGTATTGGCTTGGAAATGATAAAATTAGCCAGCTTACCATGATGGGACCCACGGAACTTTTGATCGAAATGGAGGACTGGAAAGGAGACAAGGTGAAGGCTCGCTATGGAGGATTCACTATACAGAATGAGGCCAACAAATACCAAATCTCAGTGAACAAATACACAGGAACAGCCGGCAATGCCCTCATGGAGGGAGCTTCCCAATTGGTGGGAGAAAACAGAACCATGACCATTCACAACGGCATGTACTTCAGCACCTACGACAGAGACAACGACGGCTGGTATGTGTTTGCATTCTTCACTTCCTTTAAAAGCTTCTGTGAATGCTGGTACTCAGAATCATTTGTAATAGCTAATGCCATTCATTATTACCATTTCTTGGGCACTTACTGTGTCAGTCACTGCAGCAAGTTCTATATCACTCTTAAGCATTTCAACTATAAGGGCAGCATTATTATTCTGTTTTCAAATGAAGTTTAGAGAGAATAATTAACCCAAAGTCATACCACAACTAAGAGACTGAACTGGAATAGAGCACAATTATTTTCtgagtcatatttttaaaaaagatatgtaTTTCCATACTCTAATATGTATATGAAAACCTTCATTGTGGTTTCCAAGATTCTCCAATGCTAAGGTATCCAAAAGCTATCACTGCAGTACAAAGTAACAAATGTCATCGTAGATGAATTTGCTATATAGGCCCTTTCTCTCCTATTCTTGGTCTAAGGCAGAAAAAGCCTTTACTTATTAGAAACCTGGGGAAAAAATACTGCATACATGACTGAGTGTAGCAGTCTTCTCTGGGTACTCTGCAAAGAGTCAACTTGACAACACTGTAGTTCTGTTTCCATTAACCCCAAACACATTTCCTTTCAGgcaaactacagatccaagaaaacAGTGTTCTAAAGAGGACGGTGGTGGATGGTGGTATAATAGATGCCATGCAGCGAATCCAAATGGCAGATACTACTGGGGTGGACAATACAGTTGGGACATGGCAAAACACGGCACAGATGATGGGATAGTATGGATGAACTGGAAGGGATCATGGTATTCAATGAGGAAGATGTCTTTGAAGATGAGGCCCTTCTTCCCACAACAATAGTCTCCAAAACAGATTTTTATTCtacatgtaacaacatttttGTACATTATGTTATTGGAATTTTCTTTCATCCATTATATCCCACAAAATCTTTCAAAAGGTTGTGAGTGTGACTTTTTGAAAAGGTATTAGGataaatgatcttaaaaatagcGCACAATTTTCTTTAGTGTTCTTCATTTATATTGCTCACCAAGAAGTAACTAAAAGAACAATCATGGGCAGAGTCAGTGTTCATGATTTCAATCCCAGTTGATGGTGAAAAGTTTCAAATTAGGGAGAGGAATTTTCCTATTCTTGTTGTagaaaacatatgaagcaaacaaaaaatttattttaaaagtccgCTTTTAAAACTCTATTTATGTAAGATTTGTCACacaaaaatctttttaaagtaTGTGATAATTAAACCAGCCTCTGTTGCAATAAATTAATGTTTTCCTATTTTGTAATCCGCACAGCCCATGAGTTAAGCTTTGAATTTGTAAGGAAAGGGACACATTCACAACCTCAAGTATCTAATAAACTGGTGTTAAACATGAAGATTGGAAATCTTACTCTGCATCATGGAAAAGCCACTACTCTGTCACTTAACTAGACATCAGGATCAGAGGTTCCAAGAAGACAATCAGGACCAAGTcttcaccatttgtttttttgaggGAAATAATGAAGCAGGAAGCAGCCCTTAGAAATTAGTCCTATTGGCCTCagttacatttttgttttctacatAGTCACACTGGAACTGAAGTAGGATAAGCAGATTTTTCGTTCTTCCTACCTCTTC is a window encoding:
- the FGB gene encoding fibrinogen beta chain; amino-acid sequence: MVSRNFQKFKTMKHLLLLLLCAYVFKSQAASDYDYEIPLDARGHRPLDKKREQAPSLRPAPPPKSGGGYLARPAKPVAGQKKVERKAPDAGGCLHADPDLGVLCPTGCQLQDTLVKQERPIKNSINELNNNVESISQTSSTTFQYMTLLKDMWKKRQKQVKDNENVINEYSSQLENYRLYIDETVNTNVPTNLRVLRSILENLRSKIQKLESDVSAQTEYCRTPCTISCNIPVVSGRECEEILRNGGETSEMYLIQPDSSTKPYRVYCDMTTENGGWTVIQNRQDGSVDFGRKWDSYKQGFGNTATNEDGKKYCGLPGEYWLGNDKISQLTMMGPTELLIEMEDWKGDKVKARYGGFTIQNEANKYQISVNKYTGTAGNALMEGASQLVGENRTMTIHNGMYFSTYDRDNDGWQTTDPRKQCSKEDGGGWWYNRCHAANPNGRYYWGGQYSWDMAKHGTDDGIVWMNWKGSWYSMRKMSLKMRPFFPQQ